From Halichoerus grypus chromosome 6, mHalGry1.hap1.1, whole genome shotgun sequence, one genomic window encodes:
- the RANGAP1 gene encoding ran GTPase-activating protein 1 isoform X2 translates to MASEDIAKLAETLAKTQVAGGQLSFKGKSLKLNTAEDAKDVIKEIEDFDGLEALRLEGNTVGVEAARVIAKALEKKSELKRCHWSDMFTGRLRSEIPPALTSLGEGLITAGAQLVELDLSDNAFGPDGVRGFEALLKSSACFTLHELKLNNCGMGIGGGKILAAALTECHRKSSAQGKPLGLKVFVAGRNRLENDGATALAEAFGIIGTLEEVHMPQNGINHPGVTALAQAFAINPLLRIINLNDNTFTEKGAVAMAKTLKTLRQVEMINFGDCLVRSKGAVAIAEAVRGGLPKLKELNLSFCEIKRDAALAVAEAVADKSELEKLDLNGNTLGAEGCEQLQEVLDGFHMAKVLASLSDDEGEDDEEEEEEEEEEGEEEEEEEEEEEEEEEEEEEEEAQQGPGEQSTASRKILDPNSGEPAPVLSAPPPADVSTFLAFPSPEKLLRLGPKSPVLIAQQTDTSDPEKVVSAFLKVSSVFKDEATVRTAVQDAVDALMKKAFSSPSFNSNAFLTRLLVHMGLLKSEDKIKAIANLYGPLMVLNHMVQQDYFPKALAPLLLAFMTKPNGALESCSFARHNLLQTLYKV, encoded by the exons ATGGCCTCTGAAGACATTGCCAAGCTAGCAGAGACGCTTGCCAAAACCCAGGTGGCCGGGGGACAGCTGAGTTTCAAGGGCAAGAGCCTCAAACTCAACACTGCAGAAGATG CCAAAGATGTGATTAAAGAGATTGAAGACTTTGATGGCTTAGAGGCTCTGCGCCTGGAGGGCAACACGGTGGGCGTGGAGGCAGCCAGGGTCATCGCCAAGGCCTTGGAGAAGAAGTCAGAGTTAAAG CGATGCCATTGGAGCGACATGTTCACTGGGAGGCTGCGGTCCGAGATCCCACCAGCTCTG ACCTCACTAGGGGAGGGACTCATCACAGCCGGGGCGCAGCTGGTGGAGCTGGACCTGAGCGACAACGCATTCGGGCCCGACGGCGTGCGAGGCTTTGAGGCCCTGCTCAAGAGCTCCGCCTGCTTCACCCTTCATGAGCTCAAGCTCAACAACTGTGGCATGGGCATCGGCGGTGGCAAG atcctGGCAGCGGCTCTGACTGAGTGTCACCGGAAATCCAGTGCTCAAGGCAAGCCACTGGGCCTGAAGGTCTTCGTGGCCGGCAGAAACCGTCTGGAGAACGACGGAGCCACGGCCTTGGCAGAAGCTTTCGGG ATCATTGGGACTCTGGAGGAGGTCCACATGCCACAGAACGGCATCAATCACCCCGGCGTCACGGCCCTGGCCCAGGCTTTCGCCATCAACCCCCTGCTGCGTATCATCAACCTGAATGACAACACCTTCACCGAGAAGGGCGCCGTGGCCATGGCCAAG ACGCTGAAGACCTTGCGGCAGGTGGAGATGATCAACTTCGGGGACTGCCTGGTGCGCTCCAAGGGCGCCGTCGCCATCGCAGAGGCCGTGCGCGGGGGCCTGCCCAAGCTGAAG GAGCTGAACTTGTCGTTCTGTGAAATCAAGAGAGATGCTGCTCTGGCTGTTGCTGAGGCCGTGGCGGACAAGAGTGAGCTGGAAAAGCTGGACCTCAACG GCAACACGCTGGGAGCAGAAGGCTGCGAGCAGCTCCAGGAAGTGCTGGACGGCTTCCACATGGCCAAGGTGCTGGCCTCCCTCAG TGATGATGAGGGCGaggatgatgaggaggaggaagaggaggaggaagaggaaggagaagaagaggaggaggaagaagaggaggaggaagaggaggaagaggaggaggaggaggaagaggcacaGCAAGGGCCAGGAGAGCAGTCCACAGCATCAAGGAAGATTCTGGACCCGAACAGTGGA GAGCCAGCCCCCGTGCTGTCCGCCCCGCCTCCTGCAGACGTCTCCACATTCCTCGCTTTCCCCTCTCCAGAGAAGCTGCTGCGCCTCGGGCCCAAGAGCCCCGTGCTGATAGCCCAGCAG ACTGACACATCCGACCCAGAAAAGGTGGTCTCTGCCTTCCTGAAGGTGTCCTCTGTGTTTAAGGACGAAGCCACAGTGAGGACAGCCGTGCAGGATGCAGTAG ATGCCTTGATGAAGAAGGCCTTTAGCTCACCCTCCTTCAACTCCAATGCCTTCCTTACCCGGCTCCTCGTCCACATGGGTCTGCTCAAG AGTGAAGACAAGATCAAGGCCATTGCCAACTTGTACGGCCCTCTGATGGTGTTGAACCACATGGTGCAGCAGGACTACTTCCCCAAGGCCCTTGCACCCCTGCTGCTGGCGTTCATGACCAA GCCTAACGGTGCCCTGGAGTCCTGCTCCTTTGCCCGTCACAACCTGCTACAGACGCTGTACAAGGTCTAG
- the RANGAP1 gene encoding ran GTPase-activating protein 1 isoform X1, whose protein sequence is MLMVIMSGCWSFSVCRFPGEPSNVASMASEDIAKLAETLAKTQVAGGQLSFKGKSLKLNTAEDAKDVIKEIEDFDGLEALRLEGNTVGVEAARVIAKALEKKSELKRCHWSDMFTGRLRSEIPPALTSLGEGLITAGAQLVELDLSDNAFGPDGVRGFEALLKSSACFTLHELKLNNCGMGIGGGKILAAALTECHRKSSAQGKPLGLKVFVAGRNRLENDGATALAEAFGIIGTLEEVHMPQNGINHPGVTALAQAFAINPLLRIINLNDNTFTEKGAVAMAKTLKTLRQVEMINFGDCLVRSKGAVAIAEAVRGGLPKLKELNLSFCEIKRDAALAVAEAVADKSELEKLDLNGNTLGAEGCEQLQEVLDGFHMAKVLASLSDDEGEDDEEEEEEEEEEGEEEEEEEEEEEEEEEEEEEEEAQQGPGEQSTASRKILDPNSGEPAPVLSAPPPADVSTFLAFPSPEKLLRLGPKSPVLIAQQTDTSDPEKVVSAFLKVSSVFKDEATVRTAVQDAVDALMKKAFSSPSFNSNAFLTRLLVHMGLLKSEDKIKAIANLYGPLMVLNHMVQQDYFPKALAPLLLAFMTKPNGALESCSFARHNLLQTLYKV, encoded by the exons ATGTTGATGGTGATTATGTCTGGGTGCTGGAGTTTCTCGG TTTGCAGATTTCCAGGGGAGCCCAGCAACGTGGCCAGCATGGCCTCTGAAGACATTGCCAAGCTAGCAGAGACGCTTGCCAAAACCCAGGTGGCCGGGGGACAGCTGAGTTTCAAGGGCAAGAGCCTCAAACTCAACACTGCAGAAGATG CCAAAGATGTGATTAAAGAGATTGAAGACTTTGATGGCTTAGAGGCTCTGCGCCTGGAGGGCAACACGGTGGGCGTGGAGGCAGCCAGGGTCATCGCCAAGGCCTTGGAGAAGAAGTCAGAGTTAAAG CGATGCCATTGGAGCGACATGTTCACTGGGAGGCTGCGGTCCGAGATCCCACCAGCTCTG ACCTCACTAGGGGAGGGACTCATCACAGCCGGGGCGCAGCTGGTGGAGCTGGACCTGAGCGACAACGCATTCGGGCCCGACGGCGTGCGAGGCTTTGAGGCCCTGCTCAAGAGCTCCGCCTGCTTCACCCTTCATGAGCTCAAGCTCAACAACTGTGGCATGGGCATCGGCGGTGGCAAG atcctGGCAGCGGCTCTGACTGAGTGTCACCGGAAATCCAGTGCTCAAGGCAAGCCACTGGGCCTGAAGGTCTTCGTGGCCGGCAGAAACCGTCTGGAGAACGACGGAGCCACGGCCTTGGCAGAAGCTTTCGGG ATCATTGGGACTCTGGAGGAGGTCCACATGCCACAGAACGGCATCAATCACCCCGGCGTCACGGCCCTGGCCCAGGCTTTCGCCATCAACCCCCTGCTGCGTATCATCAACCTGAATGACAACACCTTCACCGAGAAGGGCGCCGTGGCCATGGCCAAG ACGCTGAAGACCTTGCGGCAGGTGGAGATGATCAACTTCGGGGACTGCCTGGTGCGCTCCAAGGGCGCCGTCGCCATCGCAGAGGCCGTGCGCGGGGGCCTGCCCAAGCTGAAG GAGCTGAACTTGTCGTTCTGTGAAATCAAGAGAGATGCTGCTCTGGCTGTTGCTGAGGCCGTGGCGGACAAGAGTGAGCTGGAAAAGCTGGACCTCAACG GCAACACGCTGGGAGCAGAAGGCTGCGAGCAGCTCCAGGAAGTGCTGGACGGCTTCCACATGGCCAAGGTGCTGGCCTCCCTCAG TGATGATGAGGGCGaggatgatgaggaggaggaagaggaggaggaagaggaaggagaagaagaggaggaggaagaagaggaggaggaagaggaggaagaggaggaggaggaggaagaggcacaGCAAGGGCCAGGAGAGCAGTCCACAGCATCAAGGAAGATTCTGGACCCGAACAGTGGA GAGCCAGCCCCCGTGCTGTCCGCCCCGCCTCCTGCAGACGTCTCCACATTCCTCGCTTTCCCCTCTCCAGAGAAGCTGCTGCGCCTCGGGCCCAAGAGCCCCGTGCTGATAGCCCAGCAG ACTGACACATCCGACCCAGAAAAGGTGGTCTCTGCCTTCCTGAAGGTGTCCTCTGTGTTTAAGGACGAAGCCACAGTGAGGACAGCCGTGCAGGATGCAGTAG ATGCCTTGATGAAGAAGGCCTTTAGCTCACCCTCCTTCAACTCCAATGCCTTCCTTACCCGGCTCCTCGTCCACATGGGTCTGCTCAAG AGTGAAGACAAGATCAAGGCCATTGCCAACTTGTACGGCCCTCTGATGGTGTTGAACCACATGGTGCAGCAGGACTACTTCCCCAAGGCCCTTGCACCCCTGCTGCTGGCGTTCATGACCAA GCCTAACGGTGCCCTGGAGTCCTGCTCCTTTGCCCGTCACAACCTGCTACAGACGCTGTACAAGGTCTAG